In Pseudoalteromonas sp. NC201, a single window of DNA contains:
- the rplE gene encoding 50S ribosomal protein L5: protein MAKLHEVYKDKVVKELQEKFGYSSVMQVPQIEKITLNMGVGEALADKKILENAVADLESISGQKPLVTKARKSVAGFKIREGYPIGCKVTLRGERMWDFLERLVSIAMPRIRDFRGVSAKSFDGRGNYSMGVREQIIFPEIDYDKVDRVRGMDITITTSAKTDDEGRALLEAFNFPFKK from the coding sequence ATGGCGAAACTGCATGAAGTGTACAAAGACAAAGTGGTAAAAGAGCTTCAAGAGAAGTTCGGTTACAGCTCTGTCATGCAAGTCCCTCAGATCGAAAAGATCACACTTAACATGGGTGTGGGCGAAGCCCTAGCTGACAAGAAAATTCTAGAAAACGCAGTAGCAGACCTAGAATCAATCTCTGGTCAGAAGCCTCTAGTGACGAAAGCACGCAAATCAGTTGCTGGCTTTAAGATCCGTGAAGGTTACCCAATTGGCTGTAAAGTAACCCTACGCGGCGAGCGTATGTGGGATTTCCTAGAGCGTTTAGTCTCTATCGCGATGCCACGTATTCGTGACTTCCGCGGTGTTAGCGCAAAGTCTTTTGACGGTCGCGGTAACTACTCTATGGGCGTACGTGAACAAATCATCTTCCCAGAAATCGATTATGATAAAGTAGACCGCGTTCGCGGTATGGATATCACAATCACTACTTCTGCGAAAACAGATGACGAAGGCCGTGCGTTGTTAGAAGCGTTCAACTTCCCATTCAAAAAGTAA
- the rpsH gene encoding 30S ribosomal protein S8 — translation MSLQDPIADLFTRIRNGQSAKKVSVSMPTSKLKVAVAKVLKDEGYITDFAVSGDVKAELTIELKYFEGKAVIENIQRVSRPGLRIYKRRDELPKVMGGLGIAIVSTSKGLMTDRAARTAGVGGEIIGFVA, via the coding sequence ATGAGCTTGCAAGATCCAATTGCGGATTTGTTCACACGTATCCGTAACGGTCAGTCTGCGAAGAAGGTATCTGTTTCAATGCCAACTTCAAAGCTGAAAGTAGCTGTAGCTAAGGTACTTAAAGACGAAGGTTATATCACTGACTTCGCAGTATCTGGTGACGTAAAAGCAGAATTGACTATCGAACTTAAGTACTTCGAAGGCAAAGCTGTAATCGAAAACATCCAGCGTGTTAGCCGCCCTGGTCTACGTATCTATAAGAGACGTGACGAATTACCTAAGGTAATGGGTGGTCTAGGTATCGCTATCGTATCAACTTCTAAAGGCCTGATGACAGACCGCGCTGCGCGTACCGCTGGCGTTGGTGGTGAAATCATTGGCTTTGTAGCTTAA
- the rpsN gene encoding 30S ribosomal protein S14, whose amino-acid sequence MAKNSMKARDVKRAKLVTQYAEKRAALKAIISDVNASDDERWDAVLKLQSLPRDSSPSRQRNRCNITGRPHGYLRKFGLSRIKVREAAMRGEIPGLKKASW is encoded by the coding sequence ATGGCAAAGAATTCAATGAAAGCACGTGACGTAAAACGTGCTAAATTAGTTACTCAGTATGCTGAAAAGCGTGCTGCGTTAAAAGCTATCATCAGCGATGTTAATGCATCTGATGATGAGCGTTGGGATGCAGTGTTAAAGCTACAGTCTTTACCACGCGATTCTAGCCCTTCACGTCAACGTAATCGTTGTAACATCACGGGCCGCCCTCATGGTTACCTTCGCAAGTTCGGCTTAAGCCGTATTAAAGTTCGCGAAGCAGCGATGCGCGGTGAAATTCCTGGCCTTAAAAAGGCTAGTTGGTAA
- the rpmD gene encoding 50S ribosomal protein L30, which produces MANTVKVTQVRSSIGRLPKHKATLRGLGLRRINHTVELEDTPAVRGMINQVSYMVKVEG; this is translated from the coding sequence ATGGCAAACACAGTAAAAGTAACTCAAGTACGTAGCTCAATCGGTCGTTTACCGAAGCATAAAGCTACATTACGTGGCCTTGGTTTACGTCGTATCAATCACACTGTTGAGCTAGAAGATACGCCAGCAGTTCGCGGTATGATCAACCAAGTTTCTTACATGGTTAAGGTTGAGGGGTAA
- the rpsM gene encoding 30S ribosomal protein S13, giving the protein MARIAGINVPDHKHAVIGLTSIYGVGKTRAKAILAATGIAETTKIGELNDETLDILREEVGKYTVEGDLRREVTLNIKRLMDLGCFRGLRHRRSLPLRGQRTKTNARTRKGPRKPIKK; this is encoded by the coding sequence GTGGCCCGTATCGCAGGCATTAACGTTCCTGATCATAAGCATGCTGTTATCGGTTTAACAAGCATCTATGGTGTAGGTAAAACTCGCGCTAAGGCGATCTTAGCTGCGACAGGTATCGCTGAAACTACTAAAATCGGCGAGTTAAATGACGAAACACTTGACATCCTTCGTGAAGAAGTTGGCAAGTACACTGTTGAAGGTGATCTTCGTCGTGAAGTTACACTAAACATCAAGCGTCTTATGGACCTTGGTTGTTTCCGTGGCTTACGTCACCGTCGTTCGCTACCACTACGTGGTCAGCGTACTAAGACTAACGCGCGTACTCGTAAGGGTCCTCGCAAGCCTATCAAGAAATAA
- a CDS encoding polysaccharide deacetylase family protein, with amino-acid sequence MAKLSSNLVSHFSLAAMMASALLVNTSSIAADSNQTFNYPNNARNAISLTFDDARPSQVEVGVPLLNRHKVKGTFYVMPSQVEEKLGLWQAAVKQGHEIGNHTSEHLCTGNFAWLREKDKGLEQVDLAYIERDVVSTTKYIEKHLGVTPRSFAYPCGNTFVGRGAEVKSYVPVIAKHFDSGRTWLDETANHPTYTDFAQLTGIRMDGVSFEELKGLLEHLRANNSWIILAGHEVGEKGMYTVDTKMLDQLIPYLQDPKNGYWLDTVSNVGDYIKSKREP; translated from the coding sequence ATGGCAAAGTTATCTTCTAATTTAGTTTCTCACTTCAGTTTGGCTGCCATGATGGCAAGCGCTCTGCTCGTAAATACTTCTAGTATAGCGGCTGATAGCAACCAAACCTTTAATTATCCTAATAATGCTCGTAACGCAATAAGCCTTACGTTTGATGATGCAAGGCCAAGTCAAGTTGAGGTGGGAGTGCCGTTACTTAATCGCCATAAGGTGAAAGGCACATTTTATGTTATGCCATCACAGGTGGAGGAAAAGCTCGGATTGTGGCAAGCGGCGGTGAAGCAGGGGCATGAAATAGGCAACCACACCAGTGAACACTTATGTACGGGTAACTTTGCCTGGCTAAGGGAAAAGGACAAAGGGCTGGAACAAGTTGATTTGGCCTACATAGAACGCGATGTAGTAAGCACCACAAAATATATTGAAAAGCATTTGGGCGTAACCCCCAGAAGCTTTGCATACCCTTGTGGTAATACCTTTGTTGGTCGCGGCGCTGAAGTAAAAAGTTATGTACCGGTGATTGCGAAGCACTTTGACAGTGGCCGTACGTGGTTAGATGAAACCGCTAACCACCCAACTTATACTGACTTTGCGCAACTCACCGGAATCAGGATGGACGGTGTTAGCTTTGAAGAACTAAAAGGGCTGCTGGAGCATCTTAGGGCAAATAACAGTTGGATCATCCTTGCTGGACATGAAGTGGGTGAAAAAGGCATGTACACCGTCGATACCAAAATGTTAGACCAGCTTATTCCTTATTTACAGGACCCTAAAAATGGTTATTGGCTAGACACCGTAAGCAATGTGGGTGATTACATCAAAAGTAAAAGAGAGCCGTAG
- the rplO gene encoding 50S ribosomal protein L15 — protein sequence MNLNTLSPAAGSKTAGKRVGRGIGSGLGKTGGRGHKGQKSRSGGKVRVGFEGGQMPMQRRLPKFGFTSRKSLVSKEVNLFEIAKVEGDVVDLNALQAAGIVKKNIQFVKVVKSGEVSRAVTVKGMKVSKGAREAIEAAGGKVED from the coding sequence ATGAACTTGAATACACTTTCACCTGCTGCAGGTTCAAAAACAGCTGGTAAGCGTGTTGGCCGTGGTATCGGTTCTGGTCTTGGTAAGACTGGTGGCCGTGGTCACAAAGGTCAAAAGTCACGCTCTGGCGGTAAAGTACGCGTTGGTTTCGAAGGCGGTCAAATGCCTATGCAACGTCGTCTACCTAAGTTTGGTTTCACTTCACGCAAGTCTCTTGTGTCTAAAGAAGTGAATCTATTCGAAATCGCTAAAGTTGAAGGCGATGTGGTAGATCTAAACGCGTTACAGGCAGCTGGTATCGTTAAAAAGAACATCCAGTTCGTAAAAGTTGTAAAATCTGGCGAAGTTTCACGCGCTGTTACTGTTAAAGGCATGAAAGTGTCTAAAGGTGCACGCGAAGCTATCGAAGCTGCCGGAGGCAAGGTAGAAGACTAA
- the rpsK gene encoding 30S ribosomal protein S11: protein MAKAPIRRKKVKKQVVDGMAHVHASFNNTIVTITDRQGNALSWATAGGSGFRGSRKSTPFAAQVAAERAGVAAQEYGLKNLEVFIKGPGPGRESAVRALNAAGYRITNITDVTPIPHNGCRPPKKRRV from the coding sequence ATGGCAAAAGCACCAATTCGTCGTAAAAAGGTCAAAAAGCAGGTTGTTGACGGCATGGCTCACGTTCATGCATCTTTCAACAACACGATTGTGACCATCACTGACCGTCAAGGTAATGCTCTTTCTTGGGCGACTGCAGGTGGTTCAGGTTTCCGTGGTTCTCGTAAGTCTACTCCATTCGCTGCACAGGTTGCTGCGGAGCGTGCAGGTGTTGCTGCACAAGAGTACGGTCTTAAGAACCTAGAAGTATTCATCAAAGGTCCAGGTCCAGGCCGTGAGTCTGCTGTTCGTGCATTGAATGCTGCTGGTTACCGTATCACTAACATCACTGACGTGACGCCAATTCCACACAATGGTTGTCGTCCACCGAAGAAACGTCGCGTATAA
- the rpsE gene encoding 30S ribosomal protein S5, whose amino-acid sequence MANVEAKAQQPELAEKLIAVNRVSKVVKGGRIFSFTALTVVGDGAGKVGFGYGKAREVPAAIQKAMEKARRNMITVELKGNTLQHPIKGRHAGSKVYMQPASEGTGIIAGGAMRAVLEVTGVQNVLSKAYGSTNPINIVRATIAALENMNSPEGIAAKRGLSVDEILG is encoded by the coding sequence ATGGCTAACGTAGAAGCAAAAGCACAACAGCCTGAATTGGCTGAAAAGCTAATCGCGGTAAACCGTGTGTCTAAAGTGGTTAAAGGTGGTCGTATCTTTAGCTTCACTGCACTAACAGTAGTTGGTGATGGCGCTGGTAAAGTAGGTTTTGGTTATGGTAAAGCACGTGAAGTTCCTGCTGCTATTCAAAAAGCAATGGAAAAAGCACGTCGCAACATGATCACTGTTGAACTAAAAGGTAACACGCTACAGCACCCAATCAAGGGTCGCCACGCGGGTTCTAAAGTATACATGCAGCCAGCATCTGAAGGTACAGGTATCATCGCAGGTGGTGCGATGCGTGCAGTACTAGAAGTAACTGGTGTACAGAACGTACTATCTAAAGCATACGGTTCAACTAACCCGATCAACATCGTTCGCGCAACTATCGCAGCGCTAGAGAATATGAATTCTCCAGAAGGTATTGCTGCGAAGCGTGGTCTTAGCGTTGACGAAATCTTGGGGTAA
- the secY gene encoding preprotein translocase subunit SecY, whose amino-acid sequence MAKPGQDMQSAQSGLAELKRRLLFVLGAIIIYRLGSFVPIPGIDAAVLAEFFEQQKGTIVEMFNMFSGGALERASVLALGIMPYISASIIMQLLTHIHPAMIELKKEGEQGRKKISQYTRYGTLVLATFQSIGIATGLPNMMEGLVVNPGFGFYFTAVVSLVTGTMFLMWLGEQITERGIGNGISVLIFVGIVANLPSAIGSTAEMARQGDLHILALLLIAVIVFAVTYLVVFFERGQRRIVVNYAKRQQGRQVFAAQSTHLPLKVNMAGVIPPIFASSIILFPGTIASWFGQGEGPVADVLQAISAVLTPGQPLYAMVLAAAIIFFCFFYTALVFNPRETADNLKKSGAFIPGIRPGEQTSKYIDKVMTRLTLAGALYITFICLVPEFMTMAWQTPFYFGGTSILIIVVVIMDFMAQVQTHMMSHQYDSVLKKANLKGYGR is encoded by the coding sequence ATGGCTAAACCAGGTCAAGATATGCAAAGTGCACAAAGTGGGCTTGCGGAACTGAAGCGCCGATTACTATTCGTATTGGGTGCTATCATTATTTACCGTCTGGGCTCTTTTGTGCCAATCCCTGGGATTGACGCCGCTGTACTTGCCGAATTCTTCGAGCAACAAAAGGGCACCATTGTTGAGATGTTCAACATGTTCAGCGGTGGTGCGCTTGAGCGTGCATCGGTATTGGCGCTAGGTATTATGCCGTACATCTCGGCTTCGATTATTATGCAGCTATTAACGCACATACATCCTGCGATGATAGAGCTTAAGAAAGAAGGTGAGCAAGGGCGTAAGAAAATCAGCCAGTATACGCGTTATGGTACGCTTGTGCTTGCTACATTCCAATCGATAGGTATCGCTACTGGTCTACCTAACATGATGGAAGGCTTAGTTGTGAATCCAGGCTTCGGCTTTTATTTCACAGCTGTAGTGAGCTTAGTCACAGGAACTATGTTCCTTATGTGGTTGGGCGAACAAATCACTGAGCGTGGTATCGGTAACGGTATCTCAGTTCTAATATTTGTTGGTATTGTAGCTAACCTGCCGTCTGCAATTGGTTCGACAGCAGAAATGGCGCGCCAAGGTGATCTGCATATTTTAGCATTGTTATTGATTGCGGTAATCGTATTCGCTGTAACTTACCTAGTTGTGTTCTTCGAGCGTGGTCAACGTCGTATCGTTGTAAACTATGCGAAGCGTCAACAAGGTCGTCAGGTATTTGCTGCTCAAAGCACGCACTTACCACTAAAAGTTAACATGGCGGGTGTTATTCCACCAATCTTTGCTAGCAGTATCATTTTGTTCCCTGGTACAATAGCAAGCTGGTTTGGCCAAGGTGAAGGTCCGGTCGCTGATGTGCTACAAGCTATCTCAGCAGTATTGACTCCAGGTCAACCACTGTATGCGATGGTATTAGCTGCGGCTATTATCTTCTTCTGCTTCTTCTACACTGCGTTGGTGTTTAACCCGCGTGAGACAGCAGATAACCTGAAAAAATCTGGCGCTTTTATTCCAGGCATTCGTCCAGGTGAGCAGACATCTAAATACATTGATAAAGTGATGACACGCCTGACATTGGCAGGTGCTTTGTATATAACCTTTATCTGTCTGGTGCCCGAGTTTATGACTATGGCATGGCAAACGCCATTCTACTTCGGCGGTACATCGATTCTGATTATCGTTGTTGTCATCATGGACTTTATGGCACAAGTACAGACTCATATGATGTCACATCAATATGATTCTGTGCTGAAAAAAGCGAACCTTAAAGGCTACGGCCGTTAA
- the rpmJ gene encoding 50S ribosomal protein L36 codes for MKVRASVKKICRNCKVIKRAGVVRVICSEPKHKQRQG; via the coding sequence ATGAAAGTACGTGCTTCCGTTAAGAAAATTTGCCGTAACTGCAAAGTAATCAAGCGTGCAGGTGTTGTACGTGTGATCTGCAGTGAGCCAAAGCACAAGCAAAGGCAAGGCTAA
- the rplN gene encoding 50S ribosomal protein L14: protein MIQMQTQLDVADNSGARKVQCIKVLGGSHRRYAAVGDIIKVSVKEAIPRGKVKKGDVKNAVVVRTKKGVRRPDGSLIRFDSNAAVILNDNLQPIGTRIFGPVTRELRTEKFMKIVSLAPEVL, encoded by the coding sequence ATGATCCAAATGCAAACTCAGCTGGACGTTGCTGATAACAGCGGCGCTCGCAAAGTGCAGTGTATAAAAGTCCTTGGTGGTTCGCACCGTCGCTACGCAGCGGTTGGCGACATCATTAAAGTTTCTGTTAAAGAAGCGATTCCTCGCGGCAAAGTGAAGAAAGGTGATGTTAAAAACGCAGTAGTAGTGCGTACTAAAAAAGGCGTACGTCGTCCAGACGGCTCTTTAATCCGTTTCGATAGCAATGCGGCTGTTATCTTAAATGATAACTTACAGCCTATTGGTACTCGTATCTTCGGCCCTGTGACTCGTGAACTTCGTACTGAAAAGTTCATGAAGATCGTTTCACTAGCACCAGAAGTACTATAA
- the rplX gene encoding 50S ribosomal protein L24 yields the protein MAAKIRRDDEVIVLAGKDKGKRGKVLSVVTETGRVFVEGVNIIKKHQKPVPQLQQAGGVVEKEASVDVSNVAIFNAETGKADRVGFRFEDGKKVRFFKSTGKTI from the coding sequence ATGGCAGCAAAAATCCGTCGTGATGACGAAGTAATCGTACTAGCCGGTAAAGACAAAGGTAAGCGCGGTAAAGTGCTTTCAGTTGTTACTGAAACTGGCCGAGTATTTGTTGAAGGCGTTAACATCATCAAGAAACACCAGAAGCCTGTACCACAACTACAGCAAGCTGGCGGTGTTGTTGAGAAAGAAGCGTCAGTCGACGTATCAAACGTAGCGATTTTCAATGCCGAAACTGGCAAAGCGGATCGTGTAGGTTTTAGATTTGAAGACGGTAAAAAAGTCCGTTTCTTCAAGTCTACCGGTAAAACTATTTAA
- the rplF gene encoding 50S ribosomal protein L6 produces MSRIAKAPINVPAGVEVTINGQDIKVKGKNGELTRTINDAVEVSLNDNVITTAPREVANAWAQAGTARALINNMIVGVNDGYEKKLQLVGVGYRAAVKGNTLDLTLGFSHPVNFEIPTGITIEAPSQTEIVVKGADKQLVGQTAANIRSYREPEPYKGKGVRYADEHVRRKEAKKK; encoded by the coding sequence ATGTCTCGTATAGCGAAGGCTCCAATCAATGTTCCTGCCGGTGTTGAAGTTACAATTAACGGCCAGGACATCAAAGTTAAAGGCAAGAACGGTGAATTAACTCGCACAATCAACGATGCGGTTGAAGTTTCACTAAACGACAACGTTATCACTACAGCTCCTCGTGAAGTTGCTAATGCTTGGGCTCAAGCTGGTACTGCACGTGCGCTAATCAACAACATGATTGTTGGTGTTAACGATGGTTATGAGAAGAAACTACAGCTAGTAGGTGTTGGTTACCGTGCGGCAGTTAAGGGTAATACATTAGATTTAACCCTTGGCTTTTCTCACCCAGTGAACTTCGAGATCCCAACAGGTATCACTATCGAAGCTCCAAGCCAGACTGAAATTGTTGTTAAAGGCGCAGACAAGCAGTTAGTTGGTCAAACAGCTGCTAACATCCGCTCATACCGTGAACCAGAGCCTTATAAAGGTAAAGGTGTACGTTACGCTGATGAGCACGTGCGTCGTAAAGAGGCTAAGAAGAAGTAA
- the rplR gene encoding 50S ribosomal protein L18, with translation MDKKTARLRRAKRTRRNIIEQGTTRLVIHRTPRHIYAQVINAEGNVLAAASTVEKAIVETVKGTGNIEAAQAVGKAIAERVADKGVEKIAFDRSGFKYHGRVKALADAAREAGLQF, from the coding sequence ATGGATAAGAAAACAGCTCGTCTACGTCGTGCTAAGCGCACTCGTAGAAATATTATCGAACAAGGCACAACACGTCTTGTTATCCACCGCACGCCACGTCACATTTACGCTCAAGTAATCAATGCTGAGGGTAATGTACTGGCTGCTGCTTCTACTGTTGAAAAAGCAATTGTTGAAACAGTTAAAGGCACAGGCAACATCGAAGCGGCTCAAGCAGTTGGTAAAGCAATCGCTGAGCGCGTAGCTGACAAAGGCGTTGAAAAAATCGCTTTTGATCGCAGTGGCTTTAAATATCACGGCCGTGTGAAGGCGCTAGCTGATGCTGCGCGCGAAGCCGGTCTGCAATTCTAG